One Trichoderma asperellum chromosome 5, complete sequence genomic region harbors:
- the ACAA1A gene encoding 3-ketoacyl-CoA thiolase A, peroxisomal — MTRNYGSKAIPNIVWEELRESSVQAARDCLLPMGITSENVAQRYGISRTDQDAFALASHAKATKAQAEGRFKNEIIPVELVSETGDAITVTQDDGIRPNASLEQLAKLKPAFLPDGASTAGNSSQISDGASVVLMARRSTATRLGLSDYILGKWARSAVAGVAPDEMGVGPAVVIPKMLESAGILASDVGVWEINEAFASQALYCVDKLGIDMNKVNPNGGAIALGHPLGATGARQLTTLLHELKRSGQTVGVVSMCIGTGMGKSALIISE; from the coding sequence ATGACGAGAAACTATGGCTCGAAAGCCATCCCGAATATTGTGTGGGAGGAACTACGTGAGTCGTCTGTACAGGCAGCAAGAGACTGTCTGCTTCCGATGGGCATCACCAGCGAGAATGTTGCGCAGCGATATGGCATCTCACGTACGGATCAAGACGCCTTTGCTCTAGCCAGTCACGCCAAAGCTACAAAAGCGCAGGCCGAAGGTCGGTTTAAAAATGAGATCATACCCGTTGAGCTGGTTTCAGAAACAGGAGACGCCATCACCGTAACTCAAGACGACGGAATCCGACCCAACGCTTCCCTGGAGCAATTGGCAAAGTTGAAGCCTGCCTTTCTTCCAGACGGCGCGTCCACTGCTGGAAATTCGTCTCAGATTTCCGATGGCGCATCCGTCGTCCTAATGGCTCGCCGCAGCACTGCTACTAGGCTAGGGCTTTCGGACTACATTCTGGGCAAATGGGCTCGATCAGCAGTGGCAGGTGTTGCCCCTGATGAGATGGGTGTTGGTCCCGCCGTTGTTATTCCCAAGATGCTCGAATCAGCCGGAATTCTGGCCAGTGATGTCGGCGTTTGGGAGATTAACGAAGCTTTCGCCAGTCAAGCGCTCTACTGTGTTGACAAGCTGGGCATTGACATGAACAAAGTGAACCCTAATGGAGGTGCCATAGCGTTGGGTCATCCTCTTGGTGCTACTGGGGCTCGCCAGTTGACGACGCTTCTACATGAGCTCAAGAGGAGTGGACAAACTGTTGGCGTTGTTTCTATGTGTATTGGTACAGGAATGGGCAAGAGTGCTCTGATTATTTCCGAGTAA
- a CDS encoding uncharacterized protein (EggNog:ENOG41) yields MDPDQCDFPPMKDLTADNITENVNTINSGAKNPRLRFLTEAIVRHLHDFARETRLSMAEWEYALDFLAACGQKCSPTRQEFVLLSDVIGLSLLVDSIDHPKPEGATEGTVLGPFHTHDAHHMSNGDDIGTDPDGIPMLVHCTVKDLQGKPVDNMQVDVWESDSKGFYDVQYSNRENPHGRAVLKTDANGQVWFKAIVPVAYPVPTDGPVGDFLRAMGRHPYRPAHVHFMFDKPGYDHLITALTIRGDRFESHDPVFGVKKSLIVDIKEVNSELMAKKCGIPLGMKLLEHEFFVVTNIEATKLRREKAQEIMGRGSRKVEFYNDLPFLALD; encoded by the exons ATGGATCCCGACCAATGCGATTTTCCCCCTATGAAGGACTTGACTGCTGACAATATCACGGAGAATGTTAATACCATCAATAGCGGAGCTAAAAATCCTCGCTTACGATTTTTAACTGAGGCAATCGTTCGCCATTTACATGACTTTGCACGCGAGACAAGATTGAGTATGGCAGAATGGGAATACGCGCTGGACTTCCTAGCTGCATGTGGCCAGAAATGCTCTCCTACACGGCAG GAGTTTGTTCTTTTGTCCGATGTCATTGGCCTCTCGCTTCTGGTTGACTCTATTGATCATCCCAAGCCTGAAGGTGCAACTGAAGGCACAGTGCTCGGCCCATTTCATACCCACGATGCGCATCACATGTCTAATGGAGATGACATTGGAACTGACCCGGATGGCATCCCCATGTTAGTCCACTGTACTGTCAAGGATCTTCAGGGGAAACCAGTAGATAACATGCAAGTGGATGTTTGGGAATCGGACTCCAAGGGTTTCTACGACGTGCAGTATAGCAACCGAGAAAACCCACATGGTCGCGCAGTGTTGAAAACCGATGCGAACGGTCAAGTCTGGTTTAAGGCTATTGTGCCTGTTGCATACCCTGTTCCAACAGATGGCCCTGTTGGCGATTTTCTGAGGGCCATGGGCCGCCATCCATACCGACCGGCCCACGTTCACTTCATGTTTGACAAGCCAGGATATGATCACCTTATTAC AGCTCTTACAATACGGGGCGATCGATTTGAGTCGCATGACCCCGTCTTTGGAGTTAAGAAGTCGTTGATCGTCGATATTAAAGAGGTCAATTCCGAACTAATGGCGAAAAAGTGCGGTATCCCATTGGGTATGAAGCTATTGGAGCATGAATTCTTTGTAGTAACGAATATTGAAGCCACTAAACttcgaagagaaaaagcgCAAGAAATTATGGGACGCGGAAGTAGAAAGGTGGAATTTTATAATGATTTGCCGTTTTTGGCACTTGATTAA
- a CDS encoding uncharacterized protein (EggNog:ENOG41), with protein METAYQTELSEDPSRRGKKKHRHSAWSTKVLKEWLSSHRAHPYPTEDEKTELGEATGMTRRQISYWFVNARRRHIVSRLDQAEEQLAESPSSALPVTETPDVKSWSDMAPLERWRRSPPEFEPVPWEVINDSLKDSLSSYASEPDLRHAVASRSLNSSDSSGYSVSSESSVNSFSSESLLGLHGYGCRPERRPRRRRSTLHRSRLTSLKNDDGRIFQCTFCTDTFTSRYDWTRHEGSIHLVLEKWTCLPLGPRYSEPGEDAIRCSLCDEVNPTDQHLVSHGAGQCYSKPSSKRSFYRRDHLRQHLRTSHHVYDILPSMKQWKSKVTRVKSRCGFCDSTFSLWSDRNDHIAEHFRAGAKMKDWKGCRGLEPAVALLVKHAIPPYLIGIESNDIEPFSGSRAALQAGKSCAEALPTPFESLTARLGEFVQTKAAEGKSISDEMLQREARIILYDDEDPLNNTPADNLAWLKLFKQGYGLDAPINLRNLQCSLETSADSAVQVSTQTELPFSLEKMQQAAVSNSTRIPLDLCAGSSQSQADGNFSIPWSWQTPECLAEFSQMCQIPNEESAANPINGLLATQNECLPTSSGHDVGLNMLFEQSSAVLHNFTTPAYLDDGQPDDTYIDMHFQGDSFEFA; from the coding sequence ATGGAAACCGCGTATCAGACTGAATTGTCCGAAGATCCAAGCAGgcgaggcaagaagaagcacagaCACAGTGCTTGGTCAACCAAGGTATTGAAAGAGTGGCTCTCGTCACACAGAGCACATCCGTATCCTACCGAAGATGAAAAGACCGAGCTTGGCGAAGCCACCGGCATGACCAGACGGCAGATTTCGTACTGGTTCGTCAATGCTCGTCGAAGACACATAGTATCAAGATTGGACCAGGCGGAGGAACAACTGGCCGAATCCCCTTCTAGTGCATTGCCAGTTACGGAGACCCCTGATGTGAAGTCTTGGAGCGATATGGCACCGCTCGAAAGATGGCGACGCTCACCTCCAGAATTCGAACCAGTCCCATGGGAAGTCATCAACGACTCGCTGAAAGACAGCCTATCATCGTATGCATCAGAGCCAGATCTAAGGCATGCTGTGGCATCAAGATCTCTCAATTCCTCGGATAGTTCGGGCTATTCTGTTTCAAGCGAATCTTCAGTAAATTCGTTTAGCTCGGAGTCACTCCTAGGCTTACACGGCTATGGTTGCCGCCCTGAGCGACGGCCAAGACGAAGACGCTCAACCCTCCATCGAAGTCGACTGACGAGTTTGAAAAATGACGACGGCCGCATCTTTCAATGCACATTTTGCACGGATACGTTTACATCACGGTATGATTGGACAAGACATGAAGGGAGTATTCATTTAGTCCTTGAAAAATGGACTTGCCTCCCACTCGGGCCGCGATATAGCGAACCCGGCGAGGATGCTATACGATGTTCCTTATGTGATGAGGTGAACCCTACTGATCAGCACCTTGTATCACATGGCGCTGGCCAATGTTATTCTAAGCCCTCAAGCAAACGATCTTTTTATCGTCGtgatcatcttcgtcaacaTTTACGAACGTCGCACCATGTCTATGACATCTTGCCGTCAATGAAGCAATGGAAATCCAAGGTGACTAGAGTCAAGTCGCGGTGCGGATTTTGTGATTCTACTTTTTCCCTTTGGTCTGATCGCAACGATCATATTGCGGAGCACTTCCGCGCAGGTGCGAAAATGAAGGATTGGAAAGGGTGTCGAGGACTGGAACCCGCCGTCGCCCTGCTCGTGAAGCATGCGATACCGCCGTATCTAATCGGAATTGAATCAAATGATATAGAGCCATTCAGTGGCTCACGAGCTGCGCTGCAGGCAGGGAAAAGTTGCGCAGAGGCACTTCCCACACCATTTGAGAGCCTGACTGCCCGATTGGGCGAGTTTGTGCAGACAAAAGCTGCGGAGGGCAAGTCAATTAGTGATGAAATGCTGCAGCGTGAGGCGCGAATAATTCTttacgatgatgaagacccTCTAAACAACACACCAGCCGATAACTTGGCTTGGCTTAAATTGTTCAAGCAGGGCTATGGCCTGGATGCTCCAATCAACTTGCGAAATCTCCAATGCTCCTTAGAAACGTCGGCAGATTCAGCAGTTCAGGTTTCCACTCAGACAGAGTTACCATTTTCGCTAGAGAAGatgcagcaagcagcagtgTCTAACTCTACACGTATACCTCTGGACTTATGTGCTGGCTCCTCCCAATCTCAGGCTGACGGTAATTTCAGTATACCTTGGTCGTGGCAAACTCCGGAGTGTCTGGCAGAATTCAGTCAAATGTGCCAGATTCCCAATGAAGAATCAGCTGCAAACCCTATCAACGGCCTGTTAGCCACCCAAAACGAGTGCCTACCAACTTCTTCCGGTCATGATGTTGGTTTAAATATGTTATTCGAGCAGTCTAGTGCTGTATTACATAATTTTACTACACCAGCGTATTTGGATGATGGACAGCCAGATGATACATATATAGACATGCATTTTCAAGGCGATAGTTTTGAATTCGCATGA
- a CDS encoding uncharacterized protein (EggNog:ENOG41), with translation MLVQAPISLDYTLYDLYAVDNDGSTRPVLFYYPFGFKADEGLPVKFVYNFGLETEMKSTADPNALMEMVVRGLAQRYGFFAGNLHIILPTSTFGEKGESPNQVELEKTFSQIQHDQSPNLSFVTSPDDIILSPETGVAVVVPTDSILKLPHAVDPDTHYELLSKRGLAFSGLPTPPTVVIDAELGPDDVQDPQRLQQAMRRMLEPLGTYQIPFFVKLNQSVSGKGVFAVTSEARRAQIKKILGVQLQEMLGQINQINTHLYPSSFILQDYIPGEVVALSMFVTQKGQAIFNACCRQRFDSKGYWIGGQISYPDQETLKRKYFGIMNQIAEFLHQRGYYGPAGADIVTGDDGKHYTIDLNVRVTGTHPLGPLAGHFTQRGLTNATIITEYFTCSRYDFERAFKAEIADGALIICSWVRDEAIGLSHGGITIGGADNEKLEKLMARVLALSGIPEAVPDDSY, from the coding sequence ATGCTGGTCCAGGCCCCAATTTCGCTCGATTATACTCTGTATGATCTATATGCTGTCGACAATGATGGGAGCACTCGTCCAGTTTTGTTCTATTATCCGTTTGGATTTAAAGCTGACGAAGGGTTACCTGTCAAATTCGTCTATAACTTCGGATTAGAGACAGAGATGAAGTCGACAGCTGATCCTAATGCTCTGATGGAAATGGTTGTAAGGGGCTTGGCTCAGCGATATGGCTTCTTCGCTGGCAATCTTCACATCATTTTACCCACCTCAACTTTTGGAGAGAAAGGGGAGAGCCCGAATCAAGTGGAACTCGAGAAGACTTTTTCGCAAATACAACACGACCAGTCGCCTAACTTGAGCTTCGTTACCAGCCCTGACGACATCATCTTGAGCCCTGAAACTGGAGTCGCAGTAGTGGTACCGACCGATAGCATATTAAAACTCCCACATGCGGTGGATCCCGATACTCATTATGAGCTCTTGTCAAAACGAGGACTGGCTTTTTCTGGGCTCCCAACGCCACCCACGGTTGTCATTGATGCAGAACTTGGCCCGGATGATGTCCAGGATCCCCAACGGCTTCAGCAAGCGATGCGTCGAATGCTAGAGCCTCTCGGCACCTACCAAATCCCTTTTTTCGTCAAGCTCAATCAATCAGTTTCGGGAAAGGGCGTCTTTGCTGTAACATCTGAGGCTCGCCGAGCACAGATCAAGAAGATTCTTGGTGTGCAGCTTCAAGAAATGCTTGGGCAGATCAATCAAATAAACACCCACCTATACCCCAGCTCCTTTATCTTACAAGACTATATCCCTGGCGAGGTGGTGGCTCTATCTATGTTTGTCACGCAAAAAGGCCAAGCGATTTTCAACGCTTGCTGTCGACAACGGTTCGATAGCAAAGGCTACTGGATCGGGGGACAAATTTCCTATCCGGATCAAGAGACATTGAAGCGGAAGTACTTTGGAATCATGAACCAAATCGCCGAATTTTTGCACCAACGCGGCTACTATGGACCAGCAGGCGCGGATATTGTGACAGGCGATGACGGGAAGCATTATACAATTGACCTGAATGTTCGTGTTACTGGGACGCATCCTCTAGGTCCACTTGCTGGGCATTTTACACAGCGCGGTTTGACCAATGCCACGATAATAACGGAATATTTCACATGTTCAAGATATGACTTTGAAAGAGCATTCAAAGCTGAAATAGCAGATGGAGCACTTATTATCTGCAGTTGGGTACGCGATGAGGCCATTGGACTGAGCCATGGCGGCATTACAATAGGAGGAGCTGATAATGAGAAGCTAGAGAAATTAATGGCTAGAGTTCTAGCTCTCTCGGGCATCCCAGAAGCTGTACCTGATGATTCGTATTAA
- a CDS encoding uncharacterized protein (EggNog:ENOG41) has protein sequence MESLAAVGLSTVQRFKRLEEVTQPESADNQLQEWPKNMFLAQFDRFELWAVNLGLFVMGHGSLDYRIRDSESMKESMYMMIQNLNRSLDEVLDYVNGNIGQEDDDSDIDSESESDIDLLLGSIKDPIDRLYKLAVWIRNPATRLTSSKARNFKQIDPESNVDLFESYENHDYDYVSSLFLEYEKHKALQEAPAVECKDKNPVGGDRDADDKDHVWEPIRGVLKLHKERILHCSESYLVRRIARANGRRRQQFAYWKRHQDKLREHASMFVEAPARQLSDAEHIINGLIGETKTVLSVTTATQLRIPQLAGQEILEKEGVLKLDVSEYAPSAWNPSKDTVSFPLPPKVSTSDNFFECPYCYTICPISLLSEKAWRAHIIRDLRPYICTYEQCSNAEQLYDTRDEWMQHEISTHQRIFRCSKHEEEIFTTLEAYKEHVQNYHKGEAEFSKFATSTVKNVHRSCPVCSIILGSIEKLQSHIALHLERFAMFSLPRHIDNDDQSEAGSHSNHAKLDSISFNEDPDVESTWTDGIGDAQSGNLTNLEQDIILPVSAEDNSSDEGKGTQQCEVPGCGKTFKSFKQLKLHILLYHDELPRGDFICGFCTAERTFAHIDDLKRHMIDVHRLKQTPPTRRKGTNVALLTLADYPPGATGKCGTCPKTFPNAQVFYDHLDGCLMSFKDEDGGGRMKYAEERGEEKARHLAHKQKRREEEESRRLEYEAERRRLSARFEKPLRQVAARGSRRRSAVYEDGVVYRLDDALERTQDGTHLREEPPTPHIAADYNNDKESGNRDGPSTRATAQGVAFSSPKSPQQHDSSQMQENIGLSSELNAKNAYKPMPMYDLDITDSSPADPENMERRGSPNMDDALNYLDKVKDHFQDKPEVYEQFIEIFQNMKEQQAPLQDLLEDFKQFLPDSKDQTPRGQTQNKHRAKGSINADQFMKNLMGFMREMGLPLDPKPMIRDKPISLVILFHAVQAKGGFKTLTARNGWSSMAQTLGLQTQNPNVVVALRQIYEQNLLRFEEAWVALQEVDLKTILGTPQKQVPPGQARASLGRPEDGTAAGSDYTPQQQVSGHMGSSTEPTQDGTHLQEEAHTVGSRSLDYH, from the exons ATGGAGTCactcgctgctgttggcctCTCAACCGTACAGCGGTTTAAACGTCTCGAAGAAGTAACCCAGCCGGAATCAGCAGACAATCAATTGCAAGAATGGCCAAAGAATATGTTCCTTGCCCAGTTCGATCGATTTGAACTTTGGGCAGTAAATCTTGGTCTTTTCGTTATGGGGCATGGGTCGCTAGATTATAGAATCCGCGATTCCGAAAGTATGAAAGAGAGCATGTACATGATGATACAAAATCTAAACAGATCTCTTGACGAAG TTCTAGACTATGTCAACGGCAACATCggccaagaagatgacgactcCGATATAGACTCCGAGTCTGAATCGGATATAGATCTGCTTCTTGGAAGCATTAAAGACCCAATCGATCGCTTGTACAAGCTAGCCGTTTGGATCCGTAACCCTGCGACAAGGCTGACGTCTTCTAAAGCCCGAAATTTCAAGCAGATCGATCCAGAATCTAACGTGGACCTATTCGAATCTTATGAGAATCATGACTACGACTATGTtagctctctcttcttagAGTATGAAAAACATAAAGCTTTGcaagaagctccagcagtCGAATGTAAAGACAAAAACCCAGTTGGCGGCGATCGAGACGCTGACGACAAGGATCACGTCTGGGAGCCCATCCGGGGAGTATTGAAACTGCATAAGGAAAGAATATTACACTGTAGCGAATCTTACCTAGTTCGCCGCATAGCTCGTGCCAACGGACGCAGGAGACAGCAGTTTGCTTATTGGAAAAGGCATCAAGACAAGCTTCGCGAACATGCGTCGATGTTCGTAGAAGCTCCCGCACGCCAACTTTCAGATGCAGAGCATATCATCAATGGCCTTATCggagagacaaagacagTTTTATCAGTCACCACAGCTACCCAGCTACGGATTCCACAGCTGGCTGGGCAGGAAATTCTCGAAAAAGAGGGTGTGCTTAAGCTTGACGTCTCTGAGTATGCCCCATCCGCGTGGAATCCCAGCAAAGACACTGTCAGCTTTCCTCTGCCGCCCAAAGTATCTACATCTGATAACTTCTTCGAATGTCCATATTGCTATACCATTTGTCCTATTTCTCTACTCTCAGAAAAAGCTTGGAG GGCTCACATAATACGTGATTTACGACCCTATATCTGTACTTACGAGCAATGTTCAAATGCTGAGCAGCTATATGACACTCGTGATGAGTGGATGCAACACGAGATATCGACACATCAAAGGATATTTCGATGTTCCAAGCACGAGGAAGAAATATTCACCACCTTGGAAGCATACAAAGAACACGTTCAGAATTACCACAAAGGCGAAGCAGAGTTTTCAAAATTTGCGACATCAACCGTGAAAAATGTCCATAGAAGCTGTCCTGTTTGTTCGATAATACTGGGGTCTATAGAGAAGTTACAAAGCCATATCGCTCTCCACCTCGAGCGATTTGCCATGTTCTCGTTACCACGGCATATAGATAATGATGATCAAAGCGAGGCCGGGAGTCACTCTAATCACGCTAAACTCGACTCTATATCTTTCAATGAAGATCCAGATGTGGAGTCGACATGGACTGATGGAATCGGGGATGCTCAATCTGGTAACCTTACCAATCTGGAACAGGATATAATCCTCCCCGTCTCCGCCGAAGACAACAGCAGCGATGAGGGCAAGGGGACGCAGCAATGCGAAGTCCCCGGGTGCGGCAAGACCTTCAAATCtttcaagcagctcaagcttCACATACTCTTATATCACGACGAGTTACCTAGGGGGGACTTCATCTGTGGCTTCTGTACGGCTGAGAGGACATTCGCCCATATTGATGACTTAAAAAGACATATGATAGACGTTCATAGGCTTAAGCAGACTCCTCCCACCAGGCGTAAGGGGACCAACGTTGCACTCCTGACACTCGCTGACTACCCCCCCGGCGCCACTGGCAAGTGCGGCACTTGCCCAAAGACTTTCCCCAATGCTCAAGTCTTTTACGATCACTTGGATGGTTGCTTGATGAGTTTCAaggacgaggatggcggAGGGCGCATGAAATATGCGGAGGAGCGCGGCGAGGAAAAGGCCCGCCACCTCGCTCATAAACAGAAGCGtcgcgaagaggaagagtccCGGCGCCTTGAATACGAAGCCGAGCGTCGGCGTCTGTCCGCTCGCTTTGAGAAGCCATTGCGCCAGGTTGCTGCCAGAGGAAGCCGCCGACGCAGCGCCGTCTACGAAGATGGAGTTGTCTACCGACTCGACGATGCTCTTGAGCGGACCCAGGATGGTACGCATCTACGAGAGGAGCCTCCAACCCCCCACATCGCTGCTGATTATAATAACGACAAAGAATCAGGAAACAGAGATGGACCCTCAACACGGGCAACAGCCCAGGGTGTTGCGTTTAGCAGTCCCAAAAGTCCTCAACAACATGATTCATCTCAAATGCAGGAGAATATTGGCCTGTCTAGCGAACTAAATGCAAAGAATGCCTACAAACCAATGCCGATGTATGATCTGGATATAACTGACAGCAGTCCCGCCGATCCAGAAAATATGGAACGTCGTGGTTCCCCCAATATGGATGACGCacttaattatttagatAAAGTTAAG GACCATTTTCAGGATAAACCTGAAGTCTACGAACAGTTTATTGAGATCTTTCAGAACATGAAAGAACAACAAGCACCATTACAGGACCTTTTGGAGGATTTCAAGCAGTTTCTGCCGGACTCTAAGGACCAAACCCCTCGAGGGCaaacacaaaacaaacaCCGTGCCAAGGGTAGCATCAACGCGGATCAATTTATGAAGAATCTAATGGGATTTATGCGTGAAATGGGCCTCCCATTAGATCCGAAGCCTATGATCAGAGACAAGCCCATTAGCTTGGTGATCCTGTTCCACGCCGTGCAGGCAAAAGGCGGTTTCAAGACGCTGACCGCTAGGAATGGCTGGAGTTCCATGGCCCAAACCTTAGGACTTCAAACGCAAAACCCCAATGTTGTTGTGGCGCTGAGACAGATTTATGAACAAAATTTACTCAGGTTTGAGGAGGCCTGGGTGGCTCTCCAAGAAGTGGACCTTAAAACCATCCTGGGCACACCACAGAAACAGGTGCCGCCGGGCCAAGCCAGAGCATCTCTTGGTCGCCCAGAAGATGGCACAGCTGCTGGATCTGATTACACCCCTCAGCAACAAGTATCTGGCCACATGGGGAGTTCGACCGAGCCTACCCAGGATGGCACACATCtgcaagaagaagcgcacACGGTG gGCAGCCGGAGCCTCGACTACCATTAA
- a CDS encoding uncharacterized protein (EggNog:ENOG41), producing MASPVALITAGSAGLGAATAKAFAAMGLRVAINYSSDESRANALISELETTPSIGFGQRGVKDGPSNDRRFVAIRADVSSRPEVDKLVSTTIQELGQLDIVFSNHGWTRLTNFSNLSDNVNEADWDKCWNMNVKSHLWLFNSAKGYLEQSSMKGGGCFITTSSVAGVGVMGSSLAYAVTKSAQIHLSKCLASISGGNNIRVNSVSPGMMMTEWSSSFPESKRNAAIKKTKLGRLTEVEDVAEQVCSFVKNSSVTGANAVVDCGSIL from the exons ATGGCAAGTCCTGTTGCCCTCATTACTGCCGGAAGCGCAGGCCTCGGTGCCGCCACCGCAAAGGCTTTCGCAGCCATGGGCCTGAGAGTTGCCATAAATTATTCGTCTGATGAATCTCGAGCCAATGCACTCATCTCTGAGCTAGAAACTACCCCATCGATAGGTTTCGGTCAACGTGGCGTGAAAGACGGGCCTAGTAACGACAGAAGATTTGTTGCTATTAGAGCTGACGTCTCCTCTCGCCCCGAAGTTGATAAGCTAGTATCAACTACAATTCAAGAATTAGGCCAATTAGACATTGTGTTTTCAAATCATGGATGGACAAGGTTGACAAACTTTTCGAATCTGTCAGACAACGTGAACGAGGCAGATTGGGATAAATGCTGGAACATGAATGTCAAAAGCCATTTGTGGTTGTTCAACTCTGCAAAGGGCTATCTAGAGCAAAGTTCTATGAAAGGAGGTGGCTGTTTTATCACCACCAGCTCTGTCGCTGGGGTTGGCGTAATGGGTAGCAGCCTG GCTTATGCTGTCACAAAATCAGCGCAGATTCATTTGTCCAAGTGCCTCGCCTCTATTTCTGGCGGCAATAACATTCGAGTAAACTCCGTCTCACCAGGAATGATGATGACAGAATGGTCATCATCGTTTCCCGAAAGCAAACGCAACGCTGCTATTAAGAAGACCAAGCTAGGTCGGTTGACCGAGGTTGAA GATGTTGCGGAGCAGGTGTGTTCATTCGTGAAAAACTCAAGCGTTACAGGAGCCAATGCGGTGGTTGACTGCGGGTCCATTCTCTGA